The following are from one region of the Hemibagrus wyckioides isolate EC202008001 linkage group LG24, SWU_Hwy_1.0, whole genome shotgun sequence genome:
- the LOC131345352 gene encoding P2Y purinoceptor 11-like encodes MNRSSCNSTFTKELLAPIYGVEMCVALVGNIVALWLLVNKEKKKWHMGVVFSCNLIISDIFYALTLPLLIDYYSRRGDWIFGEALCKIEHFLFTCNLYVSIYFIMCISVHRYLAIVHPIFTRKYISPKHAKIISLFVWIFVASISSPIFYYSGLKQTRCYLFAKLGKSNMSNPRVFMAALGCLVPFVVTFASYFGVIMAVFKNANITPLQKKKVALIVGLVCVLYAVSFVPYHILQIWHFKLRQNNKTNCSVRNGYQVSKALACLNMCLHPILYMAVFDSIRALCCRWKSNLSNVEITGEQSFKDLELKS; translated from the coding sequence ATGAACAGAAGCAGCTGTAACAGCACATTTACAAAGGAGCTGTTAGCTCCTATCTAcggtgtggagatgtgtgtggcACTGGTGGGGAACATAGTGGCACTGTGGCTGCTTGTGaataaggagaagaagaaatggCATATGGGAGTGGTGTTCTCCTGCAACCTGATCATCAGCGACATCTTTTATgccctcactctccctcttctTATTGACTACTATTCACGAAGAGGGGACTGGATATTTGGTGAAGCTCTCTGCAAAATAGAGCACTTTCTCTTCACCTGTAACCTCTACGTCAGCATTTACTTCATCATGTGCATCAGCGTTCATCGATACCTGGCTATTGTTCATCCTATCTTCACACGCAAATACATTAGCCCAAAACATGCTAAGATCATCAGCCTGTTCGTCTGGATCTTTGTGGCAAGCATTTCATCCCCAATCTTCTATTATTCAGGTCTGAAGCAGACCAGATGTTACTTATTTGCAAAGCTAGGCAAATCAAACATGTCTAACCCTAGGGTGTTTATGGCTGCTTTGGGTTGTTTGGTCCCTTTTGTAGTTACGTTTGCATCATATTTTGGTGTAATAAtggctgtttttaaaaatgcaaatatcaCCCCACTGCAGAAGAAAAAAGTGGCCCTGATTGTGGGTTTAGTCTGTGTCCTATATGCAGTGTCTTTTGTCCCCTATCACATTCTGCAAATATGGCACTTTAAACTGAGGCAAAATAATAAGACTAATTGTTCTGTGCGTAATGGATACCAAGTGTCAAAGGCATTAGCCTGCCTGAACATGTGTCTTCATCCCATCCTGTACATGGCTGTGTTTGACAGCATCAGGGCATTGTGCTGCAGATGGAAATCAAACTTATCAAACGTAGAAATCACAGGAGAACAATCATTTAAAGACCTTGAATTAAAATCCTAA
- the LOC131345348 gene encoding P2Y purinoceptor 11-like, translating to MNRSSCSSTFSNELLAPIYGVEMCVALVGNIVALWLLVNKEKKKWHMGVVFSCNLIISDIFYALVLSLRVIYYSKKGKWEFGEALCKIERFLFTCNLYVSIYFIMCISVHRYLAIIYPIFTRTHICPKHAKIISVFIWIFVASISSPIFYFSGLKNKKCYLSAKLNISNMSNTRVFIAVMGCLVPFVVTFASYFGVIMAVFKNANITSLQKKKVALIVGLGCILYAVSFVPYHILQIWYFKLKEGNKPNCSVRNGYQVSKALACLNMCLHPILYMAVFDSIRAVCCKRKSNLSNIEITGEQSFKDLELKS from the coding sequence ATGAACAGAAGCAGCTGTAGCAGCACATTTTCAAATGAACTGTTAGCTCCTATCTAcggtgtggagatgtgtgtggcACTGGTGGGGAACATAGTGGCACTATGGCTGCTTGTGaataaggagaagaagaaatggCATATGGGAGTGGTGTTCTCCTGCAACCTGATCATCAGCGACATCTTTTACGCCCTCGTTCTTTCTCTTCGTGTCATCTACTATTCAAAAAAAGGGAAGTGGGAATTTGGTGAAGCTCTCTGCAAAATAGAGCGCTTTCTCTTTACCTGTAACCTCTACGTCAGCATTTACTTCATCATGTGCATCAGTGTTCATCGATACCTGGCCATCATTTATCCTAtcttcacacgcacacacatttgcCCGAAACATGCTAAGATCATCAGTGTGTTCATCTGGATCTTTGTGGCAAGCATTTCATCTCCAATCTTCTACTTTTCAGGTCTAAAGAACAAAAAGTGTTACCTATCTGCAAAGCTAAACATATCAAACATGTCTAACACCAGGGTGTTTATCGCCGTTATGGGTTGTTTGGTCCCTTTTGTAGTTACGTTTGCATCATATTTTGGTGTAATAAtggctgtttttaaaaatgcaaatatcaCCTCGCTACAGAAGAAAAAAGTGGCCCTGATTGTGGGTTTAGGCTGCATCCTGTATGCAGTGTCTTTTGTCCCCTATCACATTCTGCAAATATGGTACTTTAAactgaaggaaggaaataaaccTAATTGTTCTGTGCGTAATGGATACCAAGTGTCAAAGGCATTAGCCTGCCTGAACATGTGTCTTCATCCCATCCTGTACATGGCTGTGTTTGACAGCATCAGGGCAGTGTGCTGCAAACGGAAGTCAAACTTATCAAACATAGAAATCACAGGAGAACAATCATTTAAAGACCTTGAATTAAAATCCTAA